The following are encoded together in the Peromyscus leucopus breed LL Stock chromosome 1, UCI_PerLeu_2.1, whole genome shotgun sequence genome:
- the Pdzd9 gene encoding PDZ domain-containing protein 9 isoform X1, which yields MEKGFLKSKNEKGYSLKGKASVHSLNKVKQTKLTVGSLGLGLIIIQNGPYLQISHLINKGAAASDGILQPGDVLISVGHANVLGYTLREFLKLLQNITIGTVLQIKAYRDFIDIPQEWQDVYDLIPETKFPVPHSPKTTEQAKDGSFVSRDDHEDAVLDKRLKYYRYPRSVWNHPVRTPISISTEWHGYKKKDHTISVGKGVNHDVVIHKDDKKDLRAPSPYWTMVEHDNAISSSSSGASSNSDAFWLEDYAQVERGEGQQVSNFG from the exons ATGGAGAAGGGCTTCCTCAAAAGCAAAAATG AAAAAGGATACAGCCTCAAGGGCAAGGCGTCTGTACACAGCTTGAACAAAGTGAAGCAGACCAAACTCACCGTGGGCAGCCTGGGATTGGGCCTGATCATCATCCAGAATGGGCCTTACCTCCAGATTAGTCACCTCATCAATAAAGGGGCTGCAGCCAGTGATGGGATACTCCAGCCAG gtgATGTTCTGATTAGTGTTGGACATGCTAACGTGTTAGGATATACCCTCCGtgaatttttaaagcttttgcaaaatatcaccataggaacAGTGCTACAAATCAAGGCTTACCGAGACTTTATTGACATCCCTCAGGAATGGCAAGATGTGTATGACTTAATCCCCGAGACCAAATTTCCAGTCCCACA CTCACCAAAGACAACGGAGCAGGCAAAGGATGGGTCTTTTGTAAGCAGAGATGACCATGAAGATGCAGTTCTAGATAAAAGACTCAAGTATTACAGATATCCTCGATCGGTTTGGAATCACCCCGTAAGGACACCGATATCAATCTCCACAGAATGGCATGGATATAAAAAGAAGGACCACACTATTAGTGTTGGGAAAGGTGTTAACCATGATGTTGTAATTCACAAAGATGACAAGAAAGACCTGAGGGCCCCTTCTCCATACTGGACAATGGTGGAGCATGATAatgccatctcttcctcctcctccggcGCTTCCTCTAACTCAGATGCCTTTTGGCTGGAGGACTATGCACAGGTGGAACGGGGTGAAGGTCAGCAGGTATCAAATTTTGGCTAG
- the Pdzd9 gene encoding PDZ domain-containing protein 9 isoform X2, which translates to MEKGFLKSKNGDVLISVGHANVLGYTLREFLKLLQNITIGTVLQIKAYRDFIDIPQEWQDVYDLIPETKFPVPHSPKTTEQAKDGSFVSRDDHEDAVLDKRLKYYRYPRSVWNHPVRTPISISTEWHGYKKKDHTISVGKGVNHDVVIHKDDKKDLRAPSPYWTMVEHDNAISSSSSGASSNSDAFWLEDYAQVERGEGQQVSNFG; encoded by the exons ATGGAGAAGGGCTTCCTCAAAAGCAAAAATG gtgATGTTCTGATTAGTGTTGGACATGCTAACGTGTTAGGATATACCCTCCGtgaatttttaaagcttttgcaaaatatcaccataggaacAGTGCTACAAATCAAGGCTTACCGAGACTTTATTGACATCCCTCAGGAATGGCAAGATGTGTATGACTTAATCCCCGAGACCAAATTTCCAGTCCCACA CTCACCAAAGACAACGGAGCAGGCAAAGGATGGGTCTTTTGTAAGCAGAGATGACCATGAAGATGCAGTTCTAGATAAAAGACTCAAGTATTACAGATATCCTCGATCGGTTTGGAATCACCCCGTAAGGACACCGATATCAATCTCCACAGAATGGCATGGATATAAAAAGAAGGACCACACTATTAGTGTTGGGAAAGGTGTTAACCATGATGTTGTAATTCACAAAGATGACAAGAAAGACCTGAGGGCCCCTTCTCCATACTGGACAATGGTGGAGCATGATAatgccatctcttcctcctcctccggcGCTTCCTCTAACTCAGATGCCTTTTGGCTGGAGGACTATGCACAGGTGGAACGGGGTGAAGGTCAGCAGGTATCAAATTTTGGCTAG
- the Pdzd9 gene encoding PDZ domain-containing protein 9 isoform X3, whose protein sequence is MGLTSRLVTSSIKGLQPVMGYSSQEWQDVYDLIPETKFPVPHSPKTTEQAKDGSFVSRDDHEDAVLDKRLKYYRYPRSVWNHPVRTPISISTEWHGYKKKDHTISVGKGVNHDVVIHKDDKKDLRAPSPYWTMVEHDNAISSSSSGASSNSDAFWLEDYAQVERGEGQQVSNFG, encoded by the exons ATGGGCCTTACCTCCAGATTAGTCACCTCATCAATAAAGGGGCTGCAGCCAGTGATGGGATACTCCAGCCAG GAATGGCAAGATGTGTATGACTTAATCCCCGAGACCAAATTTCCAGTCCCACA CTCACCAAAGACAACGGAGCAGGCAAAGGATGGGTCTTTTGTAAGCAGAGATGACCATGAAGATGCAGTTCTAGATAAAAGACTCAAGTATTACAGATATCCTCGATCGGTTTGGAATCACCCCGTAAGGACACCGATATCAATCTCCACAGAATGGCATGGATATAAAAAGAAGGACCACACTATTAGTGTTGGGAAAGGTGTTAACCATGATGTTGTAATTCACAAAGATGACAAGAAAGACCTGAGGGCCCCTTCTCCATACTGGACAATGGTGGAGCATGATAatgccatctcttcctcctcctccggcGCTTCCTCTAACTCAGATGCCTTTTGGCTGGAGGACTATGCACAGGTGGAACGGGGTGAAGGTCAGCAGGTATCAAATTTTGGCTAG